In Oscillospiraceae bacterium, a single window of DNA contains:
- a CDS encoding peptidoglycan DD-metalloendopeptidase family protein produces the protein MNKNVKRVVAMTIAIILALAILASLVLPFILDASATETSTSQPRGTTSRIEELRGRQEQLANDRRQVENEISSLRGQHATAVQEMNAIERRINIIGDEIDTLQDLIGEFTLEIEQRQKELEAAQLREVEYYQLFLERLRAMDNMGRASHLGVLLQANSLSEMLTRAHDMRALMSFDQRVMDDLAVATAEVEENKRYLEDVQRELEENVAEKQIRQGELEEAHERQEVLVAEIAANQAEAEAEHRRLIAEEEALEGELQRRIQELIRREEEERRRVEAERRRLEEEARLAREAAAAANRTPPPPPTLPPPPFVATGDFRWPLPAQFTRVTSPFGWRIHPVFGGRRWHTGVDIAQAGISGQPVFAMLDGVVAESRNRGAWGNYVLINHGGGRFTKYAHLARRDVAVGARVTQGQTIGTVGSTGASTGPHLHFETWINGSPVDPMQFFSR, from the coding sequence ATGAACAAAAATGTAAAACGCGTTGTTGCTATGACTATTGCCATTATTTTGGCGTTGGCGATATTGGCGTCATTGGTGCTGCCATTTATTCTCGACGCGTCGGCAACAGAGACAAGCACGTCGCAACCGCGAGGCACAACGTCGCGCATTGAAGAGTTGCGGGGGCGGCAGGAACAGCTTGCCAATGACCGTCGGCAAGTTGAGAATGAAATCTCTAGCTTGCGGGGGCAACATGCTACAGCAGTGCAAGAAATGAATGCCATTGAACGGCGCATTAACATCATTGGCGACGAAATTGATACACTGCAAGACTTGATTGGCGAGTTCACGTTGGAAATTGAACAACGGCAAAAAGAACTGGAAGCGGCTCAATTGCGCGAAGTCGAATACTATCAGTTGTTTTTGGAGCGCTTGCGCGCCATGGACAACATGGGCAGGGCTTCGCATTTGGGCGTATTGCTGCAAGCAAACTCGCTGTCTGAAATGCTGACACGAGCGCACGATATGCGGGCATTGATGAGCTTTGATCAACGCGTCATGGACGACTTGGCAGTGGCGACAGCTGAAGTGGAAGAAAATAAGCGATACCTTGAAGATGTGCAGCGTGAATTGGAAGAGAACGTTGCTGAAAAACAAATACGGCAAGGCGAGTTGGAAGAGGCGCATGAGCGGCAAGAGGTGCTTGTTGCCGAGATAGCTGCAAATCAGGCTGAAGCTGAGGCGGAGCATCGTCGTTTGATCGCTGAGGAAGAGGCTTTGGAAGGGGAGTTACAACGTCGCATTCAAGAGCTGATACGACGAGAGGAAGAAGAACGCCGCCGCGTTGAGGCAGAACGCCGCCGTTTGGAAGAAGAGGCGCGGCTTGCCAGAGAAGCGGCCGCTGCGGCAAATCGTACACCACCACCTCCTCCGACATTGCCGCCACCGCCCTTTGTGGCAACAGGCGATTTTAGATGGCCATTGCCGGCGCAGTTTACTCGCGTGACCAGCCCCTTTGGTTGGCGCATTCATCCTGTCTTTGGTGGGCGCAGATGGCATACCGGCGTCGACATTGCGCAGGCCGGCATTTCGGGACAGCCTGTGTTTGCCATGTTAGATGGTGTAGTGGCAGAATCGAGAAACAGAGGTGCTTGGGGCAATTACGTATTGATAAATCATGGCGGCGGCCGATTCACCAAGTACGCGCATTTGGCGCGCAGGGATGTGGCTGTGGGTGCACGTGTGACGCAAGGGCAGACCATCGGAACGGTGGGTAGTACCGGTGCGTCAACAGGACCGCATTTGCATTTCGAGACATGGATTAATGGCTCGCCGGTGGATCCGATGCAATTTTTCTCGCGATAA
- a CDS encoding ABC transporter permease, whose translation MRKHEVKYLFREGVRGAFLHPFISFAAVTIIAACLVVMGSFTLVAHNIDRFIVTLGQVDEIAVMMDYGMSEEDARHIHAGINRIDNIRTNEFTSASEHLEQWRIDFPALAAGLQEGDNPFQHRAIVTLMDIELQEDTVAQIMAIEGVEDVRNDAQIRETLSAMHNVANVVSWALIFLLGTVSVLIVSNTIKLATYERREEIAIMRVVGATRRFIRVPFFIEGALLGITGGLLAFALQALTYNALVGRATFDWMDFSAVAFSEVNTEVFGAFVLGGLLAGSLGSVVTIRRFLKT comes from the coding sequence ATGCGTAAACATGAAGTGAAATATCTATTCCGTGAGGGCGTGCGGGGAGCATTTTTGCATCCATTTATCAGTTTCGCCGCTGTGACGATTATCGCGGCTTGTCTTGTGGTTATGGGCAGTTTTACATTGGTGGCGCACAACATTGACCGTTTTATTGTCACGCTGGGTCAAGTCGATGAAATTGCGGTTATGATGGATTATGGTATGAGCGAAGAAGATGCGCGGCACATTCATGCCGGCATCAATCGTATAGACAATATCCGCACCAATGAGTTTACCAGTGCGTCTGAGCATTTGGAGCAGTGGAGAATTGACTTTCCGGCGCTGGCGGCGGGTCTGCAAGAGGGTGACAATCCGTTTCAGCACCGTGCCATTGTCACTTTGATGGATATTGAATTGCAAGAAGACACCGTTGCGCAAATCATGGCCATTGAAGGCGTAGAAGACGTGCGGAATGACGCACAGATACGCGAAACGCTTTCGGCGATGCACAATGTGGCAAATGTTGTCAGTTGGGCTTTGATTTTCTTACTAGGTACAGTGTCGGTGCTGATTGTGTCCAACACCATCAAGCTGGCGACGTATGAACGGCGAGAAGAAATTGCCATCATGCGCGTCGTGGGTGCGACGCGGCGGTTTATCCGTGTACCTTTCTTTATTGAAGGCGCGTTGCTCGGCATCACGGGCGGATTACTTGCTTTTGCATTACAGGCTTTGACGTATAACGCATTGGTTGGTCGCGCTACATTTGATTGGATGGACTTTTCGGCGGTCGCGTTTTCTGAGGTCAACACCGAAGTATTCGGTGCGTTTGTGTTGGGTGGATTGCTGGCCGGCTCGTTGGGCAGTGTGGTGACAATACGACGGTTTTTGAAGACGTAA
- a CDS encoding S41 family peptidase, with translation MKKRYDIATVVALMLVACVTTFVFTYLFVTADLRDQFAEAGELRNEFQQFISVRDEIRDNYIGEQDDEGLIDGAIGGMVDALGDPWSRFLTPAEFSAYFNQGELALQLGLEIRFDIEGRGALVTRVHNNSPASEADIRPLDVIVAVDGVGFAEMDGFYDAVERLRGDEGEVVELSLLREGEDEREATLTRSTVILSPVTSTIYTEENVGYIRIHSFNHGAFTDFQNAVDRMLRANVGGIVFDVRNNGGGMLEVMTEMLELLLPGQRVIYIRDRDGELQSLPETLDEDTEPFAGGLPFIVLTNGQSLSAAEFFAAALQEHHRATVIGEHTMGKSLAQQQFEFGDGSALILSVSEYLTPIGQVSLAETGGVQPDNVIAMDARRAAMLPNVALEDDTQLLAALARMGELMGEPGGE, from the coding sequence GTGAAAAAACGCTATGATATTGCCACGGTTGTCGCATTGATGCTGGTGGCTTGCGTAACCACATTTGTGTTTACATACCTATTTGTTACGGCCGATTTGCGCGATCAATTCGCCGAGGCAGGCGAATTGCGCAATGAATTTCAACAGTTTATCAGCGTGAGAGATGAGATTCGCGATAACTACATCGGCGAGCAAGATGATGAAGGCTTGATTGATGGTGCCATTGGTGGCATGGTGGATGCGCTGGGTGACCCGTGGTCACGGTTTTTGACGCCGGCTGAATTTAGCGCATATTTTAATCAAGGCGAGCTTGCCTTGCAACTTGGACTGGAAATTCGTTTTGATATTGAAGGGCGCGGCGCGCTGGTGACACGTGTACATAATAACTCTCCGGCAAGTGAGGCCGATATACGCCCGCTTGATGTTATTGTGGCAGTAGATGGCGTGGGTTTTGCTGAGATGGACGGTTTTTATGATGCTGTGGAACGCTTGCGCGGCGATGAAGGTGAGGTAGTGGAATTATCACTTCTGCGCGAGGGCGAAGATGAGCGCGAAGCAACATTGACACGCAGCACGGTGATTTTATCGCCGGTTACGTCTACGATATACACCGAGGAAAATGTCGGCTACATTCGCATCCACAGTTTTAATCACGGCGCATTTACCGATTTTCAAAACGCCGTAGACCGTATGCTTCGCGCCAATGTGGGGGGCATTGTCTTTGATGTTCGCAACAACGGCGGCGGCATGTTGGAAGTCATGACAGAAATGCTTGAGCTCTTGCTTCCGGGACAACGCGTGATCTACATTCGTGACAGAGATGGCGAATTGCAGTCGTTGCCCGAGACGCTTGATGAGGATACCGAGCCTTTTGCGGGCGGATTGCCGTTTATCGTGTTGACCAACGGACAATCGCTCAGCGCTGCCGAATTTTTTGCCGCAGCGCTGCAGGAACATCATCGTGCTACAGTTATCGGCGAGCATACAATGGGTAAGAGCTTGGCACAGCAGCAATTTGAGTTTGGCGACGGATCGGCACTTATCTTGTCGGTGAGTGAATACTTAACGCCGATAGGACAGGTGTCGCTTGCGGAGACTGGCGGCGTGCAGCCAGACAATGTTATTGCAATGGACGCGCGGCGCGCGGCGATGCTGCCTAATGTGGCATTAGAAGACGATACGCAACTGTTGGCGGCGTTGGCAAGAATGGGCGAATTGATGGGGGAGCCCGGCGGAGAATAA